From the Jatrophihabitans endophyticus genome, one window contains:
- the hemE gene encoding uroporphyrinogen decarboxylase: MERSPATAPSVPPSAPPAAPPAAPPAADPASSLLVRAAHGAPGPHPPVWFMRQAGRSLPEYRALRAGTAMLDACRDAATITEVTLQPVRRHGVDAAIFFSDIVVPLAAIGVGIDIVAGVGPVVDKPIRSVADLDALRPLEPGDVPYVTDAVRALTGELGATPVIGFAGAPFTLASYLIEGGPSKDHARTKALMHGDPQLWHALCSRLGAIAAAFLRVQIDAGAAAVQLFDSWAGSLSLVDYEQFVLPHSREVLAPLAGTVPRIHFGVGTGELLAAMRTAGADVVGVDWRVPLDEAARRLGPGAVVQGNLDPALLGADWPVVERAVRRVVAEGRAAAGHVFNLGHGVPPTADPDVLTRIVELVHSLDADGAGA; this comes from the coding sequence ATGGAACGCTCGCCCGCCACAGCCCCGTCCGTGCCCCCGTCCGCGCCCCCGGCCGCGCCCCCGGCCGCGCCCCCGGCCGCCGACCCGGCCAGCTCGCTGCTCGTGCGCGCGGCCCACGGCGCCCCCGGCCCGCACCCGCCCGTCTGGTTCATGCGCCAGGCCGGCCGCTCGTTGCCGGAGTACCGGGCGCTCCGCGCCGGGACGGCGATGCTCGACGCGTGCCGCGACGCCGCGACGATCACCGAGGTCACGTTGCAGCCGGTGCGCCGGCACGGGGTCGACGCGGCGATCTTCTTCTCCGACATCGTGGTGCCGCTCGCGGCGATCGGTGTCGGCATCGACATCGTCGCCGGCGTCGGCCCGGTGGTCGACAAGCCGATCCGCAGCGTGGCCGACCTCGACGCGCTCCGCCCGTTGGAACCGGGGGACGTCCCGTACGTCACCGACGCGGTGCGCGCGCTGACCGGCGAGCTCGGCGCCACGCCGGTGATCGGCTTCGCCGGCGCGCCGTTCACGCTGGCGAGCTACCTGATCGAGGGTGGGCCGTCCAAGGACCACGCCCGGACCAAGGCGCTGATGCACGGCGACCCGCAGCTGTGGCACGCGCTCTGCTCGCGCCTCGGGGCGATCGCCGCCGCGTTCCTGCGGGTGCAGATCGACGCCGGCGCCGCCGCCGTGCAGCTGTTCGACTCGTGGGCCGGCTCGCTCTCGCTCGTCGACTACGAGCAGTTCGTGCTGCCGCACAGCCGCGAGGTCCTCGCGCCGCTGGCCGGCACCGTGCCGCGCATCCACTTCGGCGTCGGCACCGGTGAGCTGCTGGCCGCGATGCGCACGGCCGGTGCGGACGTCGTCGGTGTCGACTGGCGGGTGCCGCTGGACGAGGCGGCGCGCCGGCTCGGGCCGGGCGCGGTCGTCCAGGGCAATCTCGACCCCGCGCTGCTCGGCGCCGACTGGCCGGTGGTCGAGCGGGCGGTGCGCCGCGTGGTCGCCGAGGGACGCGCCGCGGCCGGGCACGTGTTCAACCTCGGCCACGGCGTGCCCCCCACCGCGGATCCCGACGTCCTGACCCGCATCGTCGAGCTGGTGCACTCCCTCGACGCGGACGGGGCGGGCGCGTGA
- the hemG gene encoding protoporphyrinogen oxidase, translating into MTRLVVVGGGIAGLAAAWFAAEAGLDVTVLEAAPRVGGKLRVEEVGGVPVDVGAEALLTARPEGLDLLAAAGLADERISPLTTSARVWAGGTTHPLPARTMMGIPGDVEALRESGALSDTALQTVAEEPSLPPLPPLRRDVPVGSLVRYRMGDEVADRLVEPLLGGVYAGSADVLSLRATMPTLADRLAQGGSLLEIARAVTGAGGTRAPGADPGRPVVPVFASLRGGLGRLPATLVATGRFAVRTGVTVRTINRSAAGFTLDCGAVPQAERIEADAVIVAVPAAKAARLLAGVAPAAGDELGAIESASMAIVSFALDGDADEAGIPAGSGLLIGAGERFATKAVTLTSRKWPVDADGRTVLRASVGRHGEPHALQLGDADLVEIVRRDLGVLLGDADTPRELRPVDAVVTRWGGGLPQYAVGHVERIARVRAAIAGVPGLAACGAAFDGVGVPACIASARSAVDLVAGSLSQARTMRP; encoded by the coding sequence GTGACCCGCCTCGTCGTCGTCGGCGGCGGCATCGCCGGGCTCGCCGCGGCCTGGTTCGCCGCCGAGGCCGGTCTGGACGTCACCGTGCTCGAGGCCGCGCCGCGTGTGGGCGGCAAGCTACGCGTCGAGGAGGTCGGCGGCGTGCCGGTCGACGTCGGCGCCGAGGCGCTGCTCACCGCCCGCCCCGAGGGCCTCGACCTGCTCGCCGCCGCCGGGCTCGCCGACGAGCGCATCTCACCGCTGACGACCTCGGCCCGTGTCTGGGCGGGCGGGACGACCCATCCGCTGCCGGCCCGCACGATGATGGGCATCCCCGGCGACGTCGAGGCGTTGCGCGAGTCCGGCGCGCTGTCCGACACCGCGCTGCAGACCGTCGCCGAGGAGCCGTCGCTGCCGCCGCTGCCGCCGCTGCGACGCGACGTGCCGGTCGGCTCACTGGTGCGCTACCGCATGGGGGACGAGGTCGCCGACCGGCTCGTCGAGCCGCTGCTGGGCGGCGTGTACGCCGGCAGCGCGGACGTGCTGTCGCTGCGGGCGACGATGCCCACGCTGGCCGACCGGCTGGCGCAGGGGGGCTCGCTGCTCGAGATCGCCCGCGCCGTCACCGGGGCCGGCGGCACCCGGGCCCCCGGCGCCGACCCCGGGCGTCCCGTCGTGCCGGTGTTCGCCTCGCTGCGCGGGGGCCTCGGCCGGCTGCCGGCCACGCTCGTGGCCACCGGCCGCTTCGCGGTGCGCACCGGCGTCACCGTCCGCACGATCAACCGGTCGGCGGCCGGTTTCACGCTCGACTGCGGCGCGGTGCCGCAGGCCGAGCGGATCGAGGCCGACGCGGTGATCGTCGCGGTGCCCGCGGCCAAGGCGGCGCGCCTGCTCGCCGGCGTCGCGCCCGCCGCCGGCGACGAGCTGGGCGCGATCGAGTCGGCCAGCATGGCGATCGTGTCCTTCGCCCTCGACGGCGACGCCGACGAGGCCGGGATCCCCGCGGGCAGCGGGCTGCTGATCGGTGCGGGGGAGCGGTTCGCGACCAAGGCCGTCACGCTGACCAGCCGCAAGTGGCCGGTCGACGCCGACGGCCGGACAGTGCTGCGCGCGTCGGTCGGCCGGCACGGCGAGCCGCACGCGCTGCAGCTCGGCGACGCCGACCTGGTCGAGATCGTCCGGCGCGACCTCGGCGTGCTGCTCGGGGACGCCGACACCCCGCGGGAGCTGCGCCCGGTCGACGCCGTGGTCACGCGCTGGGGCGGCGGCCTGCCGCAGTACGCGGTCGGTCACGTGGAGCGCATCGCCCGCGTGCGGGCCGCGATCGCCGGTGTGCCCGGTCTCGCGGCCTGCGGCGCGGCCTTCGACGGTGTCGGGGTGCCGGCCTGCATCGCCAGTGCGCGCAGCGCGGTCGACCTCGTCGCCGGCTCGCTGTCGCAGGCGAGGACAATGAGGCCATGA
- the hemQ gene encoding hydrogen peroxide-dependent heme synthase, with protein sequence MTDGTPVPSTETTSATSETTSGTSTAPRKARDLNDVIRYTAWSVFRVARPLGEAERAPLAEEVATLFDQLAAKDVVVRGAYDLSALRADADIMVWWHAASADELQDAYSRFRRTRLGTHLEPVWSNMALHRPAEFNKSHVPAFLADEQARAYVCVYPFVRSYEWYLLPDEERRALLVEHGQMARDYKDVRANTVSSFALGDYEWLLAFEADELHRIVDLMRHLRGAGARRHVREEVPFYTGRRRPVTELVDALP encoded by the coding sequence ATGACCGACGGCACGCCTGTTCCCAGCACCGAGACGACCAGCGCGACCAGCGAGACGACCAGCGGGACGAGCACCGCGCCGAGGAAGGCCCGCGACCTCAACGACGTCATCCGCTACACCGCCTGGTCGGTGTTCCGCGTCGCCCGCCCCCTCGGCGAGGCCGAGCGTGCGCCGCTGGCCGAGGAGGTCGCCACCCTGTTCGACCAGCTCGCGGCCAAGGACGTCGTCGTGCGCGGTGCCTACGATCTCTCCGCGCTGCGCGCCGACGCCGACATCATGGTGTGGTGGCACGCGGCCAGCGCCGACGAGCTGCAGGACGCGTACTCCCGCTTCCGTCGCACCCGGCTCGGCACGCACCTGGAGCCGGTCTGGTCGAACATGGCGCTGCACCGGCCGGCCGAGTTCAACAAGAGCCACGTCCCGGCCTTCCTGGCCGACGAGCAGGCCCGCGCCTACGTCTGCGTCTACCCCTTCGTGCGCTCCTACGAGTGGTACCTGCTGCCCGACGAGGAGCGCCGGGCGCTCCTGGTCGAGCACGGTCAGATGGCGCGCGACTACAAGGACGTCCGCGCCAACACGGTGTCCTCGTTCGCGCTCGGCGACTACGAATGGCTGCTGGCCTTCGAGGCCGACGAGCTGCACCGCATCGTCGACCTCATGCGCCACCTGCGCGGTGCCGGCGCGCGCCGGCACGTGCGCGAGGAGGTGCCGTTCTACACCGGCCGCCGCCGGCCGGTGACCGAGCTGGTCGACGCGCTGCCGTAA
- a CDS encoding serine/threonine-protein kinase, with translation MPDTDDPTQHFPAPGPAGDGWRIADRYHVTGRIGSGGMADVFRAHDQLLDRDVAVKVFRSPSAAADTAAGAERQRAELHALARLNHPNLITLFDGSVAGPDDPAARAYLVMELVEGPNLGDRIERGPLPSEPEIRLIGAQVADALAYVHQQGMVHRDVKPANILLGAGTGTEHVRARLSDFGIVRLIGAERLTQADSTLGTASYLAPEQARGSGVGPAADVYALGLTLLEGLTGIRSFDGPTPIEAVVARLDRDPEIPPTLPQPWPGLLTAMTARDPAARPTAAQVASALRGNPTATTQFIPAAGQTGGTTVLPAAVPPPPVRRPAPTTGAPAVGAASGAASATHGAPKRRNTGLLVGLGLAAVLLALGVAIAVATTGGGSGDTGTSTTPSTSTSRTPTSSSASSSSQDQQSQQPEETEASTEASRTRTRTRTSSSEEAPSTPDEPTTSASSSTTSTSRSATSSSSAEGVDRPVTPSSSAGASSSAGAADGADDGAAAGADGSR, from the coding sequence ATGCCGGACACCGACGACCCGACGCAGCACTTCCCCGCGCCCGGTCCGGCCGGGGACGGCTGGCGCATCGCCGACCGCTACCACGTCACCGGCCGCATCGGCTCGGGCGGCATGGCCGACGTCTTCCGGGCGCACGACCAGCTGCTCGACCGCGACGTGGCGGTCAAGGTGTTCCGCAGTCCGTCGGCCGCCGCCGACACCGCGGCCGGCGCGGAGCGGCAGCGTGCCGAGCTGCACGCCCTCGCCCGGCTGAACCACCCCAACCTGATCACGCTGTTCGACGGCTCGGTCGCCGGGCCCGACGACCCCGCCGCGCGCGCGTACCTGGTGATGGAGCTCGTCGAGGGCCCCAACCTCGGCGACCGCATCGAGCGCGGACCGCTCCCCAGCGAGCCCGAGATCCGCCTGATCGGCGCGCAGGTCGCCGACGCGCTCGCCTACGTCCACCAGCAGGGCATGGTGCACCGCGACGTCAAGCCGGCGAACATCCTGCTCGGCGCGGGCACCGGCACCGAACACGTCCGGGCCCGGCTGTCGGACTTCGGCATCGTTCGGCTGATCGGCGCCGAGCGGCTGACCCAGGCCGACTCGACGCTGGGCACCGCCTCTTACCTCGCCCCCGAGCAGGCCCGCGGCTCGGGCGTCGGCCCGGCGGCCGACGTGTACGCGCTCGGCTTGACCCTGCTCGAGGGGCTCACCGGCATCCGGTCCTTCGACGGCCCCACCCCGATCGAGGCGGTCGTCGCGCGCCTGGACCGCGACCCGGAGATCCCGCCGACCCTGCCGCAGCCGTGGCCGGGGCTGCTCACCGCGATGACCGCGCGTGACCCGGCCGCGCGTCCCACCGCGGCGCAGGTCGCGAGCGCGCTCCGCGGCAACCCGACCGCGACCACCCAGTTCATCCCCGCCGCGGGACAGACCGGCGGCACGACGGTCCTGCCCGCCGCCGTCCCGCCGCCGCCCGTCCGGCGGCCCGCGCCGACCACCGGAGCGCCGGCGGTGGGGGCGGCGTCGGGAGCGGCGTCGGCGACGCACGGCGCGCCGAAACGGCGCAACACGGGGCTGCTCGTCGGTCTCGGGCTCGCGGCGGTGCTGCTCGCCCTCGGCGTGGCCATCGCCGTGGCGACCACCGGCGGCGGCTCCGGCGACACCGGGACCAGCACGACCCCGTCCACCAGCACGTCGCGCACCCCGACGTCGAGCAGCGCGTCGTCGTCGTCGCAGGATCAGCAGTCGCAGCAGCCCGAGGAGACCGAGGCCTCCACCGAGGCGAGCCGGACGCGCACCCGCACCCGCACCTCGTCGAGCGAGGAGGCGCCGAGCACGCCCGACGAGCCGACCACGTCGGCGTCGAGCTCGACGACGTCGACCTCGCGCAGCGCCACCAGCTCCTCGTCCGCGGAGGGCGTCGACCGGCCGGTCACGCCGAGCAGCAGCGCCGGGGCGAGCAGCAGCGCCGGCGCCGCCGACGGTGCCGACGACGGTGCCGCGGCCGGTGCCGACGGCAGCCGGTAG
- the msrB gene encoding peptide-methionine (R)-S-oxide reductase MsrB: MSIFSSRSEQLPAAPVTKSDEQWREQLTPEEYEVLREAGTERAFTGEYTDNHRIGVYRCRACGAELFRSEQKFDSHCGWPSFFSPLAGDQVIERTDRSWGMSRTEVLCATCHSHLGHVFSGEGYDTPTDLRYCINSISMTFEDEPAG, encoded by the coding sequence ATGAGCATCTTCAGCAGCCGCAGCGAGCAGCTCCCCGCAGCGCCCGTGACGAAGAGCGACGAGCAGTGGCGCGAGCAGCTGACCCCCGAGGAGTACGAGGTGCTGCGCGAGGCCGGCACCGAGCGCGCCTTCACCGGTGAGTACACCGACAACCACCGCATCGGCGTGTACCGCTGTCGCGCCTGCGGCGCGGAGCTGTTCCGCAGCGAGCAGAAGTTCGACTCGCACTGCGGCTGGCCGAGCTTCTTCAGCCCGCTCGCCGGCGATCAGGTGATCGAGCGGACCGACCGCAGCTGGGGCATGAGCCGCACGGAGGTGCTCTGTGCCACCTGTCACAGCCATCTCGGCCACGTCTTCTCCGGCGAGGGTTACGACACCCCGACCGACCTGCGCTACTGCATCAACTCGATCTCGATGACGTTCGAGGACGAGCCCGCGGGCTGA
- a CDS encoding DMT family transporter yields the protein MTLADVVSYVAAALSAMGVAMANVMQRKAGLANGPDRAFGPRFLLDLVRSPTWLLGFGGLVGSFVLQAVALGYGQLSAVEPIITLEVPLTLLVASRVFGSRLGRPEWGGILAMTAGMIVFIAALAPQPGDATDVSHRVYLVAGGATAATIALLVGAGQRGRPVWRTACLGAAAGTSFGLTATMIKETIEQGERHGLAGVLTTWQTYTAVGFGVAGLVLVQWALHLGPLLAAQPGFTLMDPLVSIFWGVLVFDEATRSGWWLAPATAGALGVGAGVVVLARSPLLARVNASDEPMPTPATAPT from the coding sequence ATGACGCTCGCCGACGTCGTCAGCTACGTCGCCGCGGCGCTGTCCGCGATGGGCGTGGCGATGGCGAACGTCATGCAGCGCAAGGCGGGGCTGGCGAACGGTCCGGACCGTGCGTTCGGGCCGAGGTTCCTGCTCGACCTCGTCCGCTCCCCCACGTGGCTGCTCGGCTTCGGCGGCCTGGTGGGCTCGTTCGTCCTGCAGGCGGTCGCACTCGGCTACGGCCAGCTGTCGGCCGTCGAGCCGATCATCACGCTCGAGGTGCCGCTGACGCTGTTGGTGGCGTCCAGGGTGTTCGGCAGCCGCCTCGGCCGCCCCGAGTGGGGCGGCATCCTGGCGATGACCGCCGGCATGATCGTCTTCATCGCGGCGCTCGCGCCGCAGCCCGGCGACGCGACCGATGTCTCGCACCGCGTCTACCTCGTGGCCGGCGGTGCCACCGCAGCGACGATCGCGCTGCTCGTCGGAGCGGGCCAGCGCGGCCGCCCCGTCTGGCGTACCGCGTGCCTCGGTGCCGCGGCCGGCACCAGCTTCGGCCTCACCGCGACGATGATCAAGGAGACGATCGAGCAGGGCGAGCGACACGGCCTCGCCGGCGTGCTGACGACGTGGCAGACCTACACCGCGGTCGGCTTCGGCGTCGCCGGGCTGGTGCTGGTGCAGTGGGCGCTGCACCTCGGCCCGCTGCTGGCGGCCCAGCCCGGCTTCACGCTCATGGATCCGCTCGTCTCCATCTTCTGGGGCGTCTTGGTCTTCGACGAGGCGACGCGCTCCGGCTGGTGGCTGGCCCCGGCCACCGCGGGCGCACTCGGCGTCGGCGCCGGCGTGGTCGTCCTGGCGCGCTCGCCGCTGCTGGCCCGGGTGAACGCGTCCGACGAGCCGATGCCGACCCCCGCCACCGCCCCGACCTGA
- a CDS encoding aspartate aminotransferase family protein, whose protein sequence is MGDGEPFRLADVAREREPERYDLHRAVLNPQLPRMLHAIGFDRHYVRAEGAYLFDEDGRDYLDMLAGFGVFALGRHHPVVRQALHDVVDLGLADLTQFDAPVLAGPLAEALLARVPHLDRVYFGNSGAEAVETALKFARYATRRRRIVYCRGAFHGLTTGALSVNGGADFRKGFGPLLPDTAIPFGDIRALERELAKGDVAAFLVEPVQGKGVAVSPPGFLADAQRVVHDAGALLVADEVQCGLGRTGDFFAFQHDGVEPDLVATAKALSGGYVPVGATLGREEIFAKVYSSMDRVLVHDSTFGSNAQAMAVGLATLHVLEHEDVVANARAVGTQLQDGLVELAQRYELIADVRGRGLMIGIEFGRPESRRLRAHWHALRVARKGLFAQTVVHALFHDHRILTQVSGDHIEVIKLIPPLTIGEREVERFLAAFADVMAEAHRGSRLTRDFARTLTTNTLGERRQR, encoded by the coding sequence ATGGGTGACGGCGAACCCTTCCGGCTCGCGGACGTCGCGCGCGAGCGCGAGCCCGAGCGCTACGACCTGCACCGCGCGGTGCTGAACCCGCAGCTGCCGCGCATGCTGCACGCCATCGGCTTCGACCGGCATTACGTGCGCGCGGAGGGCGCGTACCTGTTCGACGAGGACGGCCGCGACTACCTGGACATGCTCGCGGGGTTCGGCGTGTTCGCGCTGGGCCGACACCACCCCGTCGTGCGGCAGGCGCTGCACGACGTCGTCGACCTCGGGCTGGCCGACCTCACCCAGTTCGACGCGCCCGTGCTCGCCGGTCCGTTGGCCGAGGCGTTGCTGGCCCGCGTGCCGCACCTCGACCGCGTCTACTTCGGCAACAGCGGCGCGGAGGCCGTCGAGACCGCGCTGAAGTTCGCCCGCTACGCCACCCGGCGGCGCCGGATCGTGTACTGCCGCGGCGCCTTCCACGGCCTGACGACCGGCGCGCTGTCGGTGAACGGCGGCGCCGACTTCCGCAAGGGGTTCGGCCCGCTGCTGCCCGACACCGCGATCCCGTTCGGCGACATTCGCGCACTGGAGCGCGAACTCGCGAAGGGCGACGTCGCGGCGTTCCTCGTCGAGCCGGTGCAGGGCAAGGGCGTCGCGGTGAGCCCCCCCGGTTTCCTCGCCGACGCCCAGCGCGTGGTGCACGACGCCGGCGCCCTGCTCGTCGCCGACGAGGTGCAGTGCGGGCTGGGGCGCACCGGCGACTTCTTCGCCTTCCAGCACGACGGGGTCGAGCCCGATCTCGTGGCCACCGCCAAGGCGCTGTCGGGCGGGTACGTCCCGGTCGGTGCCACCCTGGGCCGCGAGGAGATCTTCGCCAAGGTGTATTCCTCGATGGACCGCGTGCTCGTGCACGACTCGACCTTCGGCTCGAACGCGCAGGCGATGGCGGTCGGGCTGGCGACGCTGCACGTGCTGGAGCACGAGGACGTCGTCGCGAACGCACGCGCCGTCGGCACGCAGCTGCAGGACGGCCTGGTCGAGCTCGCGCAGCGCTACGAGCTGATCGCCGACGTCCGCGGCCGGGGCCTGATGATCGGCATCGAGTTCGGCCGGCCCGAGTCGCGGCGGCTGCGCGCGCACTGGCACGCGCTCCGCGTCGCCCGCAAGGGGCTCTTCGCGCAGACGGTGGTCCACGCCCTGTTCCACGACCACCGCATCCTCACGCAGGTCTCGGGGGACCACATCGAGGTCATCAAGCTGATCCCGCCGTTGACGATCGGCGAGCGGGAGGTGGAGCGGTTCCTGGCCGCCTTCGCCGACGTGATGGCCGAGGCGCACCGGGGCAGCCGGCTGACCCGCGACTTCGCCCGGACGCTCACCACCAACACCCTCGGCGAACGCCGGCAGCGATGA
- the hpnC gene encoding squalene synthase HpnC, which produces MIAAGAARRMNGENFPVALRALPRAVRDDLAATYVFARFVDEIGDSAPGGPDARLALLDLVTADLDALPERATLPPVAGLARMVTEHDVPLDPFRELVEANRLDQRRSSYADLAELLGYCRLAAAPVGRIVLYRAGAADDRSIARSDDVCAALQILEHCQDVGEDARAGRVYLPQDSLAAERVAPERLRGGITPPGLRRVVAEQVARSRELLRSGPPLVRGLHGWARLAVAGYVAGGLATADALDAADHDVLAVAVRPSTARTLRHALRLLAGRPGRDGRSA; this is translated from the coding sequence ATGATCGCCGCGGGCGCGGCACGGCGGATGAACGGCGAGAACTTTCCCGTCGCGCTGCGGGCGCTGCCCCGCGCCGTCCGTGACGACCTCGCCGCGACCTACGTGTTCGCGCGCTTCGTCGACGAGATCGGCGACTCCGCGCCGGGGGGTCCGGACGCCCGGCTCGCGCTGCTCGATCTCGTCACGGCCGACCTGGACGCGCTGCCCGAGCGGGCGACGCTGCCGCCGGTGGCCGGCCTCGCCCGCATGGTGACCGAGCACGACGTGCCGCTCGATCCGTTCCGGGAGCTCGTCGAGGCCAACCGTCTCGACCAGCGCCGCTCGTCCTACGCCGACCTCGCCGAGCTGCTCGGCTACTGCCGCCTCGCCGCGGCGCCCGTCGGTCGCATCGTGCTGTACCGCGCCGGGGCGGCCGACGATCGCTCGATCGCTCGCTCGGACGACGTCTGCGCGGCGCTGCAGATCCTCGAGCACTGTCAGGACGTCGGCGAGGACGCCCGGGCCGGTCGCGTCTACCTGCCGCAGGACTCGCTCGCCGCCGAACGGGTGGCACCGGAACGACTCCGCGGCGGCATCACGCCCCCGGGCCTGCGTCGGGTGGTGGCCGAGCAGGTGGCGCGCTCGCGGGAGCTGCTGCGTTCCGGGCCGCCGCTGGTGCGCGGGCTGCACGGCTGGGCCCGCCTCGCCGTGGCCGGGTACGTCGCCGGCGGCCTGGCCACCGCCGACGCGCTCGACGCGGCCGACCACGACGTGCTCGCGGTCGCGGTGCGCCCCTCGACGGCGCGGACGCTGCGGCACGCCCTGCGGCTGCTCGCGGGCCGCCCCGGGCGTGACGGACGGTCGGCATGA
- a CDS encoding squalene/phytoene synthase family protein, with translation MTAASPDAVRAAYAECERITREQARNFAWGIRLLPAPKRTALSAVYAFARRVDDIGDGTLPVERKRALLAEARAAATAPERHPDDPVLVALADAAARLSIPLAAFGELVDGCELDVTGHTYTDLDDLVRYCRCVAGSIGRLSLGVFDPRLSGADAARAAELADALGVALQLTNILRDVREDLTTGRVYLPAKDLELFGVRLALTADGALDPCDGGLAELVRFEAARAWGWYDRGLELLDVLDRRSAACCAAMAGIYRELLERIAADPRRVFTARLSLPTPVKVRVAARSLAGVGRDRH, from the coding sequence ATGACGGCCGCGAGCCCCGACGCGGTGCGCGCCGCCTACGCCGAGTGCGAGCGCATCACCCGCGAGCAGGCCCGCAACTTCGCGTGGGGCATCCGGCTGCTGCCCGCGCCCAAACGCACCGCGCTGTCGGCGGTCTACGCGTTCGCCCGCCGGGTCGACGACATCGGCGACGGCACGCTGCCCGTCGAGCGCAAGCGGGCGCTGCTGGCCGAGGCCCGCGCCGCCGCGACCGCTCCGGAGCGTCACCCCGACGACCCGGTGCTCGTCGCGCTGGCCGACGCCGCGGCCCGGCTGTCGATCCCGCTCGCCGCGTTCGGCGAGCTCGTCGACGGCTGCGAGCTGGACGTCACCGGGCACACCTACACCGACCTCGACGACCTCGTGCGGTACTGCCGCTGCGTGGCCGGGTCGATCGGCCGGCTCTCGCTCGGCGTGTTCGACCCGCGGCTGTCCGGCGCCGACGCCGCCCGGGCGGCCGAGCTCGCCGACGCGCTCGGCGTCGCGCTGCAGCTCACGAACATCCTGCGCGACGTCCGCGAGGACCTCACCACCGGCCGCGTGTATTTGCCGGCCAAGGACCTCGAGCTGTTCGGGGTACGGCTCGCGCTCACCGCCGACGGTGCGCTCGACCCGTGCGACGGCGGGCTGGCCGAACTGGTCCGCTTCGAGGCCGCGCGGGCGTGGGGGTGGTACGACCGCGGGCTCGAACTGCTCGACGTCCTCGACCGCCGCAGCGCCGCCTGCTGCGCGGCGATGGCCGGGATCTACCGCGAGCTGCTCGAGCGCATCGCCGCCGACCCGCGCCGTGTCTTCACCGCCCGGCTCTCACTGCCCACGCCGGTCAAGGTGCGGGTCGCGGCCCGATCCCTCGCGGGGGTGGGCCGTGACCGGCACTGA